The following coding sequences lie in one Sphingomonas sp. M1-B02 genomic window:
- a CDS encoding DUF962 domain-containing protein, with product MARTITRYRDFWPHYLREHAKPETRRLHYIGTALTFLFLIVALRSGGSWWLLVPLAGYGFAWGAHFGVEKNRPATFTYPLWSLVSDYRMFFLWLSGRLGPHLKQAGVAA from the coding sequence ATGGCGCGCACGATCACCCGCTATCGCGACTTCTGGCCACATTATCTGCGCGAGCATGCCAAGCCCGAGACGCGGCGGCTGCATTATATCGGGACGGCGCTGACCTTCCTGTTCCTGATCGTCGCGCTGCGTTCGGGGGGCTCGTGGTGGCTGCTGGTGCCGCTGGCGGGATATGGCTTCGCCTGGGGCGCGCATTTCGGCGTGGAGAAGAACCGGCCGGCGACCTTCACCTATCCGCTCTGGTCGCTCGTTTCGGACTATCGGATGTTCTTCCTGTGGCTGAGTGGGCGGCTGGGGCCGCACCTCAAGCAGGCAGGGGTCGCGGCTTGA
- a CDS encoding type II toxin-antitoxin system VapB family antitoxin: protein MGAQLNIKDAETVRLAHALAEATRQPVTKAIRRALERELRATEAERAERMEQLREIVRDARSLWKPEYLNADLDDLIYDERGLPR, encoded by the coding sequence ATGGGTGCGCAGCTCAACATCAAGGATGCCGAGACCGTCCGTCTCGCGCATGCGCTTGCCGAGGCAACCCGTCAGCCGGTCACCAAGGCGATCCGTCGGGCACTCGAACGCGAACTACGCGCAACCGAGGCCGAGCGCGCCGAACGTATGGAGCAACTGCGAGAGATTGTGCGAGACGCACGCTCGCTCTGGAAGCCGGAATATCTGAACGCCGATCTGGATGACCTCATATATGATGAGCGCGGTCTCCCCAGATGA
- a CDS encoding type II toxin-antitoxin system VapC family toxin has protein sequence MILDSSVLVAILQEEPEAATLIEALADHWGAIRLSAANYLEATIVIDRNGSAELSARFDALIKAFAVEIVPVTKEQAEIGRQAYCAYGKGNHPARLNFGDCFAYALAKATNEPLLFKGGDFAQTDIAAA, from the coding sequence ATGATCCTCGATAGCTCGGTCCTGGTCGCCATTCTCCAGGAAGAGCCCGAAGCCGCGACCTTGATAGAAGCGCTCGCCGATCATTGGGGAGCCATAAGGCTGTCTGCTGCAAACTATTTGGAGGCCACGATCGTGATCGATCGCAACGGCAGCGCCGAATTGAGCGCCCGGTTCGATGCGTTGATCAAGGCATTCGCAGTCGAGATTGTGCCTGTGACCAAAGAGCAGGCCGAAATCGGGCGCCAAGCTTATTGCGCCTATGGCAAGGGCAACCACCCCGCCCGCCTCAACTTCGGCGACTGTTTCGCCTATGCCCTCGCCAAGGCCACCAACGAACCCTTGCTCTTCAAGGGCGGCGATTTCGCGCAGACCGATATCGCCGCCGCGTGA
- a CDS encoding DNA-deoxyinosine glycosylase, whose protein sequence is MTRKHSFPPVVDPDVRLLVLGSLPGEASLAAHRYYAHPQNQFWHLLSPAAGRDLAALPYEARLTALLEAHIGLWDVIASAARAGSTDAAIRDAEGHDVAGLAASLPDLRAIAFNGATAHKQGVKQLGSAAHRYAIIALPSSSPLHTVGLAAKLAAWRALATYSA, encoded by the coding sequence GTGACCCGCAAGCACAGCTTTCCCCCCGTCGTCGATCCGGACGTCCGCCTGCTCGTCTTGGGCTCGCTCCCCGGCGAGGCCTCGCTCGCGGCGCATCGCTATTATGCCCATCCACAGAACCAATTCTGGCACCTGCTCTCCCCCGCCGCCGGCCGCGATCTCGCCGCCCTCCCCTACGAAGCCCGGCTGACCGCATTGCTCGAAGCGCATATCGGGCTGTGGGACGTGATCGCCAGCGCCGCCCGCGCCGGCAGCACCGATGCGGCGATCCGCGATGCGGAGGGTCATGACGTGGCAGGGCTCGCCGCAAGCCTGCCGGACTTGCGCGCGATCGCCTTCAACGGCGCCACCGCGCACAAGCAGGGCGTCAAGCAGCTGGGATCGGCCGCGCACCGCTACGCGATCATCGCCCTTCCCTCGAGCAGCCCGCTCCACACCGTCGGCCTCGCCGCCAAGCTTGCCGCTTGGCGGGCGCTCGCCACCTACTCGGCCTAA